Below is a genomic region from Verrucomicrobiota bacterium.
GCGATGATAACAAGAGAGAAGAAATAAAGCGTTGGATTCTTCAAAGCAAATGCTGGAGCGTCAGCAGATTTATATCCGGTCCAAAATGCGATGATAAGTGTCACCACACAAACATCCACAAAAATAACCAGAATTCGAAAGGCCTGTTTAGTTCTTGAACCGCTATTGGCCAGAGCAAAAGTGTGGGTACCAGTTAATCCAAAATAGATAGCAAAAGCAGAAAGATTGACAATAATTCCAGCAGGCACCCCTGCTTGGATCACAATAACTAAGGTCGGTCCTAATGCAAGAAACCCGAAAATGTAACGGACGAAATTAGTAATTTTCTCCCCTCTTAACTCTTCTTCACGGAGAATTCGCTTAGCAGTTTTGCTCAGTTCAACTCTTTTAAAAATAGGCCCCATGAAAGCACCTATCCAATTGCTTACCTTCCTTTGGAATTGCATGACAAACTCCTTTAACATATAAGGCGGCACTTATCCAGTATAGATAAAGGCGTTATAGTCTATTAGTTATAAGATAACCGGACTAAAGCTTGAGCTAGGCTTCAACAAACAAAACCAAAATTTAGATAGCTGCAGCGGTTGGCACTTCTTCCGATTCATTAGAAGGTTCTACCCACTTGTTGTGTTCTTTAATCAAATCAACAAGTCGATCAACGGCCTCATCTTCAGGTATATTAAACTTCACAGGAGTCTTCCCAACATAGAGATTAATTCTCCTAGGAGCGCCTCCCACGTAGCCAAAGTCAGCATCTGCCATTTCACCTGGGCCATTAACAATGCAACCCATCACAGCAATGCGTACCCCTTTTAGGTGATCGGTTGCAGCTTTAATACGTGCCGTTGTCGTTTGCAAGTCGAAGAGAGTTCTACCACAGGAAGGACAAGCGACATAATCTGTTTTAAAGATACGATTTCCACTCGCTTGCAAAATATTGTAACCCAATCGGATACTAGCGCCTGGGGCCTTTTCAGATCTAATTAATATAGCGTCTCCAATTCCATCACAAATCAGTGATCCAATATAAGTCGAGGACATCAATAAGCTTTGCATCATGTCATACTCTCTCTCAGGATGGAAAGTGTCTTTGAGCAGAATCGGGTGCATGGGGTGTACTTTAGAAGCAAGAACTCGAAAGGCAGTGACTGGGGACAATTCTGTTCCATCCTTGACAGTCACCATTTTGGGTTCTTCCAAGGTGTTGATTTCCTTAATTTGTTGTTCATCCGTAAGATCTATTTCCAAGACATCTGAAGTCTCATAAACAATTTCAGGTGCCGTATCACCCATAGCTTTGAGTCTGTCTTTCAGGCCTTCAAAAACACTTTTAATAGCAAAGACACGAGTTGTATTTTCACCCCCACACGGCACTCCTTGCATATCAAGTTCCATGCTATGTCTGCGCGTGTATTCAAATGGATCATAACTAAGTACTATCTCATGTTGAGAAGAAGGATAATGACTTTGCTTCTCAGCAAAGACTGCCATGGCATTGGCCACAGGAATTTCGTTAATGGCATCTTCCGTTAGAGAAACGCGTATAGTATCACCAAGTCCATCACACAATAAGGATCCAATTCCAATGGCACTTTTAATACGACCATCCTCACCATCTCCAGCTTCGGTAACACCTAAATGAATTGGGTAGTTCCAATCAAGGCCATGTCTGTTAAGCTTTGAAACAAGCAAACGGTAAGCATTTACCATGACTTTGGGGTTCGAGGCTTTCATGGAAAAAAGAAAATTATGAAAGTCAAATTTCCTACAAATGCGGGCAAACTCCAATGCGCTTTCAACCATGCCTAACGGACTATCTCCATAGCGATTCATAATTCGATCGGATAATGATCCATGGTTTGTGCCTATACGTAGTGCAATCTTACGCTCCTTGATCAAATACAATAGCGGCAAAAACTCCTGCTCAATGCGAAGCAACTCATCTTCGTACTCATCATCAGTATACTCACGAACATTAAACTTTTTCTTGTCTGCAAAGTTTCCTGGATTAATACGAATTTTATCAACCCACTGGGCAGCTTCCATCGCTGCAGCAGGTTTGAAATGAATATCCGCTACAAGGGGAACATCACAATTTTGACGAGCTAGTTCAGCTTTTATATTTTTGAGATTAGCTGCATCTTTAACAGTAGGCGCAGTAATTCGAACAATTTCACAGCCAGCTTGAACTAATTCTAAAGTCTGTTTGACACAAGCATCTGTATCCTTTGTGTCACAGGTAATCATGGACTGAACTCGTATAGGGTTCTCTCCACCTATCTTTACTTTACCTACAGTAACTTCTCGCGTCTTGCGACGTTTATAAGTAAGGGGATCTGAGCAATATTTCACTACTGGCTCTCCTTAATCGTAATTGGTTTTTCCGGGAAACTAAGTGTTCTATTTTTTTCTCTTATCTCAGATAGCTCTTGCCCTTGTTTAAAGCCCCTAACTTCCCGGGAAAGATCTTTGAATGTCACAAATAATATAAAACCCATCAAGAGAACAAAGAAAGCCGACTGTGTTGCATAAAGGAATTTACCCTCGACTGGACGCCTCCTGATCCATTCAACAATAGAAATGACTATATGCCCACCATCCAGCACTGGGATCGGTAAAAGATTTAAAATAGCTAAATTCACATTTAGCATCACACAAAACGAAAGAACAAATCTCCAATCCGCAAGCCATGAGTGCTGAACACTCCTTAGAATACCTATAGGACCTGAAATGTGGCCAGCATTAATGCCATCGTTAGGCGTAATCAAGGCATTTAAAACTCTAAAAACCAAAGTGCCGTTATGAACAATCTGCTCCATGGGAGAAGGTTTATAAATATAAGTATCTCTTTCAGGGTCCACTGCCCACCCAATACCTATAATAGGCCTCTCATATGGAACTTTTTCCCCATCTTTATCATAAACCGGATATTCAGGTTTCACACTGAAAGGCATTTTTTTGCCCTCCCTTTCAATGATTAGCTCAATAGGTTGAGTCGGGGCTTCATCAACCTTTTCTGTGATTTGCAAGGTGTTATAAACCTTTTCCCCATTTACTTTTAGGACGATGTCATTTTTTTGCAATCCAGCCTTCTGAGCCGGAGAATTATCGATGACGTTCCCTACCATGATATTACCCTGGGCGGCCATGATCCCTATGGTATAGAGATTTTCTAAATCAGGATTTTTTACCGGCGTGACATCATATGTTTTTACACCTCCTAATGCCTTCTCGACTTCTATCTTTAAGGGGCTACCATCACTATTGAAGATAATTGTCTCTACGAGGCCATCAGGATGCCCTTGCCAGCAAATCACCTTCTTGCCATTAACGCTCAGAATTTTGTCTCCAATCTCCATCCCTGCTGATTGCGCGGGGCTTGTATCAGAAAAAAAGCCAATAGTGGTTGTCTTAGAATCAATGCTTTTGGGATAACCAATGAAAGAAACAGCTACTGCAGCTACTACCGCAAGTAAAAAGCTAAATAAAGGACCAAAGAAAGCGGTGATAATCTTTGCCTTGGGCGATATTTCCGGTAAGTCCACAGCCTTTTTCTCCGTCTCACCTTCAACCATGTCCATAGGAGCCATTTGAGGCAAGGCGACGAAACCACCTATAGGCAACCAATTAATGACCCATTCGACTCCATCGTGCTTGAATCCAAATATTTTAGGACCAAATCCTATAGCAAATTTTTCAATGACTAGCCCTTGCTGTTTAGCTGCAAGATAGTGGCCCAATTCATGGACAAAAACCGTTATGCCGAAAACAAATAAAGCACCTATAAAGGTTATAATAAAACTGAGTATCGTGAGAATATCCATCCTGTTCTTTTCTTATAATATTAGTTTAGATAGCTGCTAGCTCTTGGTAAATTGCTTGCGCTCTCCGCCTTGCCCAACTATCAGCCGAAATTATAGCATCTAGATCAGGACTGGCAATGTTGTCATGCTCCTGCATGACAGATTCTACAGTATGCCAGATTTGAGGGAATCTAGCGTCTTCCTTGAGAAAATAATCTACCGCCACTTCGTTCGCAGCATTCAGGACAGCAGGCAGCGTTCCGCCGGCCTCTCCAGCTTCTCGAGCGAGACGAAGAGCTGGAAATTTATCTGGATCAGGCGCTTCAAAAAGAAGTTGGCCTAGTTCAGCGAAGTCTAATGGCCTCAAGTTATTGGCATAACGATCTGGGTACGTTACAGCATACTGGATAGGAAAGCACATATCAGAGTGGCTGAGCTGGGCTAGGATAGAGTGGTCAATATACTCGACCATGGAATGAACGATACTTTGAGGATGAACCAGCACATCAATTCTCGCCATCTCTACATCAAACAACCACCTAGCTTCAATCATTTCTAGACCCTTGTTAAACATAGTAGCCGAATCAATGGTAATTTTTTGCCCCATATTCCAAGTGGGATGCTTTAACGCCTGTGCAAGCGTAATATCGTTAAAATCATTCTTGGGTAGCAACCTAAACGGACCTCCTGAAGCGGTGAGTATGAGGCGTCGGACCTGATTGGTCTTATGACTCTCCAGACATTGGAAAATAGCATTATGCTCACTATCAACTGGTAAGATCGCCCGGTCGTACTTCTTGGCAGTAGAAGTGACTCGCTCACCAGCCATCACTAAAATCTCTTTACTTGCCACAGCCAGGTCTTTGCCCGTTTCGAGGGCAATTAAGGCTGGCTCCAAACCTGCAGTTCCCACGATGGCCACGAGAACCATTTCTGCATCCGTCTCCTTCACTAAATCAACTAAACCCTGAGCTCCTGAATAAAGACGACAGCTGTTGGGCAGTTCTCCAGTAATATCATTTAATTTATCCTCTTGATAGACGGCAACAGCTTCCGGTTGAAATTCTTTCGCTTGTTCTAAGAGCTTATGTGTGCTGCTGCTGACAGCTAACCCCACTAGCTTCATTTGGTCTGGTAGCTGACGTGCAACTTTACACGTACTTTCCCCAATCGATCCACTGGAACCTAATAATATGACCCGTTTCATAATTTAACAAAAAGTATCAGATAAGAGAAAAAAAGTGGTGCCGTAAAGAGTAAGCTATCAATTAAATCTAAGGCACCTCCAATACCGGGAATCGTTCCCCCAGAGTCTTTGGACTTCGCATCCCGCTTGATCACGGATTCTGCTAGATCACCTACGACACTGATAACGGGCAGCAAAATCCCTAAAACCCAAGCATGTACTCCCGATAAACTGGCCAAATTGTTGGGGAGAAAATAAACTAAAGCCAAGCTGAAGCCGAGTGCTACAATCAACCCTCCTACAAAGCCTTCCCATGTTTTTTTAGGACTGATGGTAGGACTCATTTTATGGCGACCAAAAGTTTTACCCGCAACATAAGCACCCACATCCGTAAACTTGGTGACTGCTACCAGGTAAAGAACCAGATAAGCGCCGTCCATTTGTGAGGTCTGCCAAAACAAAATCCGTTCCATAAAGCTAAATAGATAAGGCACATAGAAGAAACCCAATAGCGTTAGGGCGATCGATACCACTGGTGTAGATTGGTCCTTATCAAATATTTGCCTTGAGAGAGAAGCCAAAATAATTCCCATGAAAATTAAGATCTCTGTCACACTGCTATATTTTGCAGTAAGACCCGCATGAAAGATTTGAAAATAAAGAACCGCAAAGAATGCTATACCGGCACTTGTTCCAAGTTTAGCGAAAACATGTAGTCCCTTACCCTTTTGTAACTGATAAAATTCCCACTGCGCTAAAATCCCTACGAGCGCGACTAAGATAAATGTCCCCTCTGAGAATTTGAATACCACCAAGGTGATAATAATTGACCAGATAACTAAGAAAGATGCTAACCTTGCAACAAACAATTATACACCTCCAAATCTACGGTTTCTGCTGTTGTATTCACGAACAGCTTCATAAAAGTTTTCTTTCTTAAAATCGGGCCATAGGACAGGAGTCACGTAGAGCTCAGTATATGATAACTGCCACAAGAGAAAATTGCTGAGTCTCATTTCACCGCTTGTGCGAATGAGGAGATCAGGGTCAGGCATTTTAGCCGTATATAAGTTCTTGGATATCAGGTTTTCATCTATTTCACTAGCTTGTAATTCACCCTCTGCAACCTTATTCGCCACAGACTTGACTGCGTCAACTAGCTCCGTCCTTCCCCCATAGCTAAGTGCCAACACCAAAGTCCCTTTCCTATTTTTTGAAGTTGCTTCAATCGTATTGCTTAAAGTGCGTTGTACCTTTTGTGGTAAGTCCTCTACTCGTCCAATAGTGTCGAACCGAATTTGACGCTTAATAAGATCTTTTTTATATCTTTTCAGGGCATCAACTAGCAAAAGCATCAAGCCATCGACCTCAGGCTTTGGTCGAGACCAATTCTCTACTGAAAATGCATAAAGAGTTAGATACTTAACGCCTATATCTGCGGCGGCTTCTAAGGCCTCGCGAACCGCCTCAGCTCCCTGCTCGTGACCCTTAAGTCTGGGTAAGCTACGCTCTTTGGCCCAACGCCCATTACCATCCATGATAATTGCAACATGCTTAGGAACTTTTTTAAATTTTGGACTCTCATTCATTTACCGCAGAGTCCATCAGACATAGAAGGTTTCTTGCCTCTTAGGCCCTACGGAAACGATATCTATCTTGCTCCCCGAAAGCTCAGATAAAACTTTCAGATACTGCCTTGCCTTAAGTGGTAGGTCTTTCCATTCGCGTGCTTTACTTGTGGAGGTCTTCCACCCTTTAAAAGTAGTATAAATTGGCTTGCAGGCTTTTAAAGCCTCGGGATTACTTGGTGGATAATCAAGCTTCTTACGGCCTAGTTTATAATACTCGCAAACCTTTATTTCTTCTAAACCGTCAAGCCCGTCTATGTTTGTGATAGCCAGTTTATCTACGCCATTAATTCTGCCCGAGAAGCGAGCCAAAACTCCATCAAACCAACCGCATCTTCTTGCCCTACCAGTCGTTGCCCCAAACTCCCTACCCATTCCGTGAAGCAGGTCACCCAAAGAATCTTCTTCCGTAGGAAAAGGCCCCTCACCTACTCGGGTCGTGTAGGCCTTTACAACTCCATAAACAGTATTGATGCTCGTAGGCGGTATTCCTGCTCCCGTGCAAGATCCCCCAGACGTGGTATTTGAGGAAGTCACAAAAGGGTAAGTGCCATAATCGATATCCAAAAACGTTCCTTGAGCTCCTTCAAATAAAATTCTCTTTTTCGCATCCATAAAATCATGGAGAAGATGGATGCCATCACAAATATACGGACGAAGCAATTCAGCAGCATCCATAAAGGATTTATTCACCTTTGCGGCAGATAATGCTTCCCATCCATTCTGCTTGTGAATTTTATTAACCTCACGAATACGAGCTTTTAATTTCCCTGCAAAAGAATCTTTGTCTAGCAGATCATGAACTCTGAAACCAACTCGGTTTATTTTATCTTGATATGTTGGACCAATGCCACGCTTAGTAGTCCCAATCTTAACTCTCTTGCTAGCTTCATTACCTGCGTCCGCTATACGATGATACGGCATCACCAAGTGGGCTCTGTCACTTAGGTATAATCTGCCCCTTGTCTTGATACCCCTCTCGTGTAGGCCTTCAATCTCTTGCACTAAGGACAGCGGATCCACGACGGTTCCATTACCAATAAGACACTTCTTGGCTTTAGTGAGAATACCGGAAGGAATTAGGTGCAAAATATACTGCTTTTCGCCAACCTCAACTGTGTGGCCTGCATTATTTCCTCCTTGAGAGCGAACTACAACGTCATTTACCTCGGTTAAGAAATCAATTATTTTTCCCTTACCTTCGTCTCCCCACTGAACTCCGACTAATACCGTATTCATCATTCAGCTCTAGCGTCCTACACTGTGATATTCAAATCCTAGAGCCTTCATCTCATCCGGATTCATCAAATTGCGACCATCAAAGATTGTTGGGGTACGCATTGATTGTTTGATCTTAACCCAATCTAAAGACTGAAACTCTTTCCATTCCGTAGCAATCACTAAAGCATCAGCATCTACTGCTACATCATACGGACTCTCGACTAAAGGGATTGTTGGATGAAGCTCTTTACACTTTGACATGCCCTTGTAATCAAAAGCTTTTACCTCGGCTCCGTCTGCAATCATTTTCTCTGCCAAGACAATAGCCAGGCTCGAACGGATGTCATCGGTGTTGCCCTTAAAGGCTAGACCGAGCTGTCCAATTTTCTTATCTTTAAGCAACCATAACTTGTCACGCATTCTTTTTAGAAAACGCTCTGGCTGATTGTAATTGATATTCTCGACTTCCTTTAGAAGGGCAAAGCTATAACCAAGCTCTTCACTAATTTTAATGAAAGCCTTGATGTCCTTTGGGAAGCATGACCCACCATATCCTAGGCCTGCATTCAGGAAAGCTCTACCGATACGGTGATCGGCACCCATTCCCTCAGCAACCTGAGTGACGTCAGCTCCCGATTCCTCACATATCGCTGCAACCGCGTTGATATAACTAATTTTCAGAGCGAGAAAGCTATTTGCAGCATGCTTGATAAGCTCCGCACTGTTAATATCAGTGATCATCACTTGAGATTTAAATGGAGCATAAATCTCGCGCATATCGGCAACAGGACGCTGCCCCATGACACCCACCACGATCCGATCTGGGTCCATGAGGTCAGCTACTGCACTTCCTTCACGCAAAAATTCTGGATTACTAACCACGTCAAAATCCACATCTTTAATCGCGTAACGTCGAATAGTTTCCGAGACTTTCTCTCCTGTTTTCACAGGAACAGTGCTCTTGTCCACGATGATACGGTAATCGGTTAAAACTTCTGCAATCTCGCGAGCTACTTTTTCAATGAAACTCAAGTCCACACTACCGTCTTCCTGAGGAGGCGTTGGCACAGCTATGAAAATAACCTTCGAATGATCCACACCCTCTTTAATAGAATCCGTAAAGCTCAAACGCTTTAGTTGTACATTCTTTCGAACAAG
It encodes:
- the ispG gene encoding (E)-4-hydroxy-3-methylbut-2-enyl-diphosphate synthase, with the protein product MKYCSDPLTYKRRKTREVTVGKVKIGGENPIRVQSMITCDTKDTDACVKQTLELVQAGCEIVRITAPTVKDAANLKNIKAELARQNCDVPLVADIHFKPAAAMEAAQWVDKIRINPGNFADKKKFNVREYTDDEYEDELLRIEQEFLPLLYLIKERKIALRIGTNHGSLSDRIMNRYGDSPLGMVESALEFARICRKFDFHNFLFSMKASNPKVMVNAYRLLVSKLNRHGLDWNYPIHLGVTEAGDGEDGRIKSAIGIGSLLCDGLGDTIRVSLTEDAINEIPVANAMAVFAEKQSHYPSSQHEIVLSYDPFEYTRRHSMELDMQGVPCGGENTTRVFAIKSVFEGLKDRLKAMGDTAPEIVYETSDVLEIDLTDEQQIKEINTLEEPKMVTVKDGTELSPVTAFRVLASKVHPMHPILLKDTFHPEREYDMMQSLLMSSTYIGSLICDGIGDAILIRSEKAPGASIRLGYNILQASGNRIFKTDYVACPSCGRTLFDLQTTTARIKAATDHLKGVRIAVMGCIVNGPGEMADADFGYVGGAPRRINLYVGKTPVKFNIPEDEAVDRLVDLIKEHNKWVEPSNESEEVPTAAAI
- the rseP gene encoding RIP metalloprotease RseP; this translates as MDILTILSFIITFIGALFVFGITVFVHELGHYLAAKQQGLVIEKFAIGFGPKIFGFKHDGVEWVINWLPIGGFVALPQMAPMDMVEGETEKKAVDLPEISPKAKIITAFFGPLFSFLLAVVAAVAVSFIGYPKSIDSKTTTIGFFSDTSPAQSAGMEIGDKILSVNGKKVICWQGHPDGLVETIIFNSDGSPLKIEVEKALGGVKTYDVTPVKNPDLENLYTIGIMAAQGNIMVGNVIDNSPAQKAGLQKNDIVLKVNGEKVYNTLQITEKVDEAPTQPIELIIEREGKKMPFSVKPEYPVYDKDGEKVPYERPIIGIGWAVDPERDTYIYKPSPMEQIVHNGTLVFRVLNALITPNDGINAGHISGPIGILRSVQHSWLADWRFVLSFCVMLNVNLAILNLLPIPVLDGGHIVISIVEWIRRRPVEGKFLYATQSAFFVLLMGFILFVTFKDLSREVRGFKQGQELSEIREKNRTLSFPEKPITIKESQ
- a CDS encoding 1-deoxy-D-xylulose-5-phosphate reductoisomerase, producing the protein MKRVILLGSSGSIGESTCKVARQLPDQMKLVGLAVSSSTHKLLEQAKEFQPEAVAVYQEDKLNDITGELPNSCRLYSGAQGLVDLVKETDAEMVLVAIVGTAGLEPALIALETGKDLAVASKEILVMAGERVTSTAKKYDRAILPVDSEHNAIFQCLESHKTNQVRRLILTASGGPFRLLPKNDFNDITLAQALKHPTWNMGQKITIDSATMFNKGLEMIEARWLFDVEMARIDVLVHPQSIVHSMVEYIDHSILAQLSHSDMCFPIQYAVTYPDRYANNLRPLDFAELGQLLFEAPDPDKFPALRLAREAGEAGGTLPAVLNAANEVAVDYFLKEDARFPQIWHTVESVMQEHDNIASPDLDAIISADSWARRRAQAIYQELAAI
- a CDS encoding phosphatidate cytidylyltransferase, with the protein product MFVARLASFLVIWSIIITLVVFKFSEGTFILVALVGILAQWEFYQLQKGKGLHVFAKLGTSAGIAFFAVLYFQIFHAGLTAKYSSVTEILIFMGIILASLSRQIFDKDQSTPVVSIALTLLGFFYVPYLFSFMERILFWQTSQMDGAYLVLYLVAVTKFTDVGAYVAGKTFGRHKMSPTISPKKTWEGFVGGLIVALGFSLALVYFLPNNLASLSGVHAWVLGILLPVISVVGDLAESVIKRDAKSKDSGGTIPGIGGALDLIDSLLFTAPLFFSYLILFVKL
- a CDS encoding isoprenyl transferase, which codes for MNESPKFKKVPKHVAIIMDGNGRWAKERSLPRLKGHEQGAEAVREALEAAADIGVKYLTLYAFSVENWSRPKPEVDGLMLLLVDALKRYKKDLIKRQIRFDTIGRVEDLPQKVQRTLSNTIEATSKNRKGTLVLALSYGGRTELVDAVKSVANKVAEGELQASEIDENLISKNLYTAKMPDPDLLIRTSGEMRLSNFLLWQLSYTELYVTPVLWPDFKKENFYEAVREYNSRNRRFGGV
- a CDS encoding adenylosuccinate synthase produces the protein MMNTVLVGVQWGDEGKGKIIDFLTEVNDVVVRSQGGNNAGHTVEVGEKQYILHLIPSGILTKAKKCLIGNGTVVDPLSLVQEIEGLHERGIKTRGRLYLSDRAHLVMPYHRIADAGNEASKRVKIGTTKRGIGPTYQDKINRVGFRVHDLLDKDSFAGKLKARIREVNKIHKQNGWEALSAAKVNKSFMDAAELLRPYICDGIHLLHDFMDAKKRILFEGAQGTFLDIDYGTYPFVTSSNTTSGGSCTGAGIPPTSINTVYGVVKAYTTRVGEGPFPTEEDSLGDLLHGMGREFGATTGRARRCGWFDGVLARFSGRINGVDKLAITNIDGLDGLEEIKVCEYYKLGRKKLDYPPSNPEALKACKPIYTTFKGWKTSTSKAREWKDLPLKARQYLKVLSELSGSKIDIVSVGPKRQETFYV
- a CDS encoding UDP-glucose/GDP-mannose dehydrogenase family protein, translating into MKIAIVGSGYVGLVTGTCFAEVGHEVICVDNNKEKVKMLQAGEIPIYEPGLEELVRKNVQLKRLSFTDSIKEGVDHSKVIFIAVPTPPQEDGSVDLSFIEKVAREIAEVLTDYRIIVDKSTVPVKTGEKVSETIRRYAIKDVDFDVVSNPEFLREGSAVADLMDPDRIVVGVMGQRPVADMREIYAPFKSQVMITDINSAELIKHAANSFLALKISYINAVAAICEESGADVTQVAEGMGADHRIGRAFLNAGLGYGGSCFPKDIKAFIKISEELGYSFALLKEVENINYNQPERFLKRMRDKLWLLKDKKIGQLGLAFKGNTDDIRSSLAIVLAEKMIADGAEVKAFDYKGMSKCKELHPTIPLVESPYDVAVDADALVIATEWKEFQSLDWVKIKQSMRTPTIFDGRNLMNPDEMKALGFEYHSVGR